The following proteins come from a genomic window of Musa acuminata AAA Group cultivar baxijiao chromosome BXJ1-7, Cavendish_Baxijiao_AAA, whole genome shotgun sequence:
- the LOC135678579 gene encoding uncharacterized protein LOC135678579, which translates to MISTWLAIVGAYNIVKVISMLNLLFLCREQSNCLMKLLLSRTRDLSHDDRPAAGFVTKTDGTLNLKAPRKSAQSAVLPEQRITPKPREASEMRVAHDVGSSPVEIAKAYMEALANESNHNSHDGRLELEKATFDNCASASDMSYSSDVKLPICWPGAFVESSYRYRTPQTRRTKVEPYKFQRTPYYGSIFSRSKFQAGDQSPQIVPLSRWKRSTTFGGVMVPEKYNESTPSKEFGTSNLANFCLMSSATSNDKNLPSPLGMTSEKDSLASSLNFQTAEGSKYNIGPSSVHPKSSQMARKILEHLDRTVPPPKDKMVQLKLEKTGTKDFLNTACLAMDGREKRPDVSIIADKPNSLSMDTAAAEEATTRLIMDNNHDERPSISPNSTNQSILRAMEKTSEGFAFTFPVSTPINAPSQAPPTPTMTSSPAVCRMLSNTEDTIPSFTFSSPRADNGLVFSFGSISSRTLTDTTTLQFKFGSEKQRNLSFSSTSKDTFGLWVGS; encoded by the exons ATGATCAGTACCTGGTTGGCAATTGTTGGTGCATACAATATAGTCAAGGTGATTAGCATGTTAAACCTCTTGTTCCTGTGCAGAGAGCAGTCCAACTGTTTAATGAAGTTACTGTTGTCAAGGACTAGAGATCTTTCCCATGATGATCGACCAGCTGCAGGTTTTGTTACAAAAACTGATGGCACATTGAACCTAAAGGCTCCAAGGAAATCTGCACAGTCTGCTGTGCTGCCTGAGCAGCGGATAACACCAAAGCCTCGGGAAGCTTCTGAAATGAGAGTA GCACATGATGTTGGTTCTTCACCAGTTGAAATTGCCAAAGCCTACATGGAAGCTCTAGCAAATGAATCTAACCACAACTCTCATGATGGAAGATTAGAGCTTGAGAAAGCAACGTTTGACAATTGTGCGTCTGCATCAGACATGTCCTACTCATCAGATGTAAAGTTGCCTATATGTTGGCCAGGAGCATTTGTGGAGAGCAGTTATCGTTATCGTACTCCTCAAACTCGTAGGACAAAGGTTGAGCCATACAAATTTCAAAGGACTCCTTACTATGGTTCAATTTTCTCAAGATCGAAG TTTCAAGCTGGTGATCAGAGTCCACAAATTGTTCCATTGTCTAGGTGGAAAAGATCTACTACTTTTGGTGGTGTAATG GTTCCTGAGAAGTATAATGAATCAACTCCttccaaagaatttggtacttcaAATCTTGCTAATTTTTGCTTAATGTCGTCAGCAACTTCAAATGATAAGAACTTGCCATCCCCTTTGGGGATGACATCTGAGAAAGATTCATTGGCATCTAGCTTGAACTTCCAGACTGCTGAAGGTTCCAAATACAATATTGGTCCTTCATCTGTTCATCCAAAATCCAGTCAAATGGCTCGGAAAATATTAGAGCACCTTGATAGAACAGTTCCTCCGCCCAAAGATAAAATGGTACAGTTGAAGCTGGAAAAAACAGGGACCAAAGATTTCTTGAACACTGCTTGTTTAGCTATGGATGGGCGTGAGAAGAGACCTGATGTGAGTATCATTGCTGACAAGCCAAACTCACTCAGTATGGATACTGCTGCTGCAGAAGAG GCTACAACCAGGCTAATAATGGACAATAATCATGATGAGAGACCATCCATTAGTCCGAATAGCACCAATCAGAGCATATTGAG GGCCATGGAGAAAACTTCTGAAGGCTTCGCGTTCACATTTCCTGTTTCCACTCCGATAAATGCTCCTTCCCAAGCACCACCAACGCCTACCATGACCTCATCGCCAGCAGTTTGCAGAATGCTTAGCAACACTGAAGATACCATTCCATCATTTACCTTTAGCTCACCTAGAGCAGACAAcggccttgttttctccttcggaTCCATTTCAAGCCGGACTTTGACGGACACTACCACCCTGCAATTTAAGTTTGGATCTGAAAAGCA